DNA sequence from the Brachybacterium avium genome:
GACGATCTCCCGCACCCGGCGCCGCCCGTCGGCGAACATGTCCAGATGCACGACGAGATCGATAGCGCTGGCGACCGTCGGGACGACGAAGCGGCTGGAGACGTTCTCACCGGCGAGCAGCGGGAGCGTGCACAGCTTGGTCACCGCGTCCCGGGCCGAGTTCGCATGGATCGACGCCATGCCCGGCAGGCCGCTGTTCAACGCGATGAGCATGTCGAGGCTCTCCGCCTCGCGCACCTCGCCCACGATGATCCGGCTGGGTCTCATGCGCAGGGCTTCTTTGACCAGTCGCCGCATCGAGATCTCGCCGGCCCCTTCGAGATTGGCCTGCCGCGTCTGCATCGCGACCACGTCGCGCAGCGCGAGATTGAGCTCGAAGACCTCCTCGATGGTGACCACCCGTTCACGTGCTCCCACCGACCGGGCCAGGCAGCGCAGGAGGGTGGTCTTGCCGGCCCCGGTCGCTCCGGACGCCAGGATGTTCAGGCCGCTGTCTATGGCCGCATCGAGGAAATCCGCGGACTGCTGGGTGAGGGAGCCGAGCGCGACCAGGCCCTGGAGGTCGTACGCCTTGGCGATGAACTTACGGATGTTGATGGCCCAGTGCTTCCGGGTGACACTCGGGATCACAACATGCAGCCGCGAGCCGTCCGGCAGCAGCGCATCCACGAACGGGGTGCTCATATCCAGGCGTCGCCCGCTGGAGACCAGCATCCGCTCGACGATCCCGCGGACCTCCGTATCGCTGAGCACGATGGTGGTCAGCTCGCTGCGTCCGTTGCGTGCGCAGAAGACCTGTGAGGGCGAGTTCAGCCAGATCTCCTCGACAGTGGGGTCATCCAGCATCTCCTGCAGCGGGCCGAAACCGCCGATCCGGGCGGCGACCTCGGCGACCATCGACTCGTCGTCATCGCGCAGCACCGGCACCTCACCGGAGGAGGAACGACGGTCGTAGTCGC
Encoded proteins:
- a CDS encoding CpaF family protein; translated protein: MDAATIIESESRELIRRRGLDVHADQLEPLIREVMSDYDRRSSSGEVPVLRDDDESMVAEVAARIGGFGPLQEMLDDPTVEEIWLNSPSQVFCARNGRSELTTIVLSDTEVRGIVERMLVSSGRRLDMSTPFVDALLPDGSRLHVVIPSVTRKHWAINIRKFIAKAYDLQGLVALGSLTQQSADFLDAAIDSGLNILASGATGAGKTTLLRCLARSVGARERVVTIEEVFELNLALRDVVAMQTRQANLEGAGEISMRRLVKEALRMRPSRIIVGEVREAESLDMLIALNSGLPGMASIHANSARDAVTKLCTLPLLAGENVSSRFVVPTVASAIDLVVHLDMFADGRRRVREIVGLSGRVEDEVIEVSEVFSLQGDRLVRGAGQSPHADRFARAGHDLTTLLGSVAA